In a single window of the Pseudodesulfovibrio profundus genome:
- the rplW gene encoding 50S ribosomal protein L23, with amino-acid sequence MDYSQVLLKPVVSEKANDAKEQSNHVTFFVHPDSNKIEVKKAVEAAFDVKVESVNIIRKKAMPRKRFGRVTGRIPGYKKAYVKLVKGDKIEIFEGV; translated from the coding sequence ATGGATTATTCCCAAGTTTTGCTTAAGCCCGTTGTGTCTGAAAAGGCCAACGACGCTAAGGAGCAGTCCAATCACGTCACCTTCTTCGTCCACCCTGATTCCAATAAAATCGAGGTGAAGAAGGCAGTTGAGGCAGCGTTTGACGTTAAGGTCGAGTCCGTTAACATCATTCGTAAAAAAGCCATGCCGCGCAAGCGCTTCGGTCGTGTCACCGGTCGTATCCCCGGTTACAAGAAGGCCTATGTGAAGCTCGTGAAAGGCGATAAGATCGAAATCTTCGAAGGAGTGTAA
- the rplB gene encoding 50S ribosomal protein L2 — MATRKLKPTSPGRRFQTISDFAEITRTTPEKSLTKGLTKKAGRNNNGRVTMRRRGGGHKTLYRIIDFKRNKIGVPAKVAEIEYDPNRSARIALLHYADGEKRYILAPVGLNQGDRILAGEGADIKPGNAMQLSQVPTGTVVHNIELHPGKGGQFCRAAGTYAQLVAKEGKYALLRMPSGEVRKVLVTCCATIGQVGNIHHESIKIGKAGRARWLGRRPKVRGVAMNPIDHPLGGGEGRSSGGRHPVSPWGVPAKGYKTRNKKKASSKLIVKRRGQK, encoded by the coding sequence ATGGCAACCCGTAAGCTGAAGCCTACTTCTCCGGGCCGCCGGTTCCAGACGATCTCGGATTTTGCCGAGATCACCCGGACCACTCCCGAGAAGTCACTGACCAAAGGCCTGACCAAGAAGGCCGGTCGCAATAACAATGGTCGCGTAACCATGCGCCGTCGTGGTGGTGGGCACAAAACTCTGTACCGTATCATCGATTTCAAGCGTAACAAGATTGGCGTTCCGGCCAAGGTTGCTGAGATCGAATACGATCCGAACCGCAGTGCTCGCATCGCACTCCTGCATTATGCAGATGGTGAAAAACGTTACATTCTGGCTCCTGTTGGTCTCAATCAGGGAGACCGCATTCTTGCTGGTGAAGGTGCTGACATCAAGCCCGGCAACGCAATGCAGCTCTCTCAGGTTCCGACTGGTACCGTCGTTCACAACATTGAGCTGCATCCTGGAAAGGGTGGTCAGTTCTGTCGTGCAGCCGGCACCTACGCTCAGTTGGTAGCTAAAGAAGGCAAATACGCTCTCCTGCGCATGCCTTCCGGCGAAGTCCGCAAGGTCCTCGTCACCTGCTGCGCAACTATCGGCCAGGTTGGTAACATTCATCACGAAAGTATTAAGATCGGTAAAGCCGGACGTGCTCGTTGGCTTGGCCGTCGCCCGAAGGTTCGAGGCGTTGCAATGAACCCGATCGATCACCCGCTTGGTGGTGGTGAGGGTCGTAGCTCTGGTGGTCGTCACCCGGTTTCTCCGTGGGGCGTACCTGCTAAGGGTTACAAGACTCGCAACAAGAAGAAAGCTTCTTCGAAGCTCATCGTCAAACGCCGCGGCCAGAAGTAG
- the rpsS gene encoding 30S ribosomal protein S19 produces the protein MPRSLKKGPFIDGHLMKKVEAAAENQDRRVIKTWSRRSTIFPEMVGMTFAVHNGRKFIPVFVTENMVGHKLGEFSPTRTYFGHAADKKK, from the coding sequence ATGCCTAGATCTCTTAAGAAAGGCCCGTTCATTGACGGCCACCTTATGAAGAAAGTCGAAGCCGCTGCTGAAAATCAGGATCGCCGTGTCATCAAGACTTGGTCGCGCCGCTCCACGATTTTCCCTGAGATGGTCGGTATGACCTTCGCTGTTCACAATGGACGCAAGTTCATCCCGGTTTTCGTGACCGAAAATATGGTCGGTCACAAATTAGGTGAGTTTTCGCCCACCCGTACCTACTTCGGCCACGCTGCCGACAAGAAGAAGTAG
- the rplV gene encoding 50S ribosomal protein L22 translates to MEAKAVAKYIRVSPRKTRLVADNIKGKGVEDALNILRFTPKKSAQILSKVLYSAISNAEQMPGVDVDSLIVDSVTVNEGPTWKRIQPRAMGRAYRIRKRTSHITIVVKEQ, encoded by the coding sequence ATGGAAGCTAAAGCAGTAGCTAAATACATTCGTGTATCTCCGCGCAAGACCCGCCTTGTCGCTGATAACATCAAGGGTAAAGGCGTTGAGGATGCCCTCAACATTCTTCGGTTCACCCCGAAAAAGTCTGCCCAGATTCTCAGCAAGGTGCTGTACTCTGCCATTTCCAATGCAGAACAGATGCCCGGAGTTGATGTTGACTCTCTGATCGTTGATTCGGTCACAGTCAACGAAGGACCGACTTGGAAACGTATCCAGCCGCGTGCCATGGGCCGCGCCTATCGTATCCGCAAGCGTACCAGCCACATCACCATCGTGGTGAAGGAGCAATAG
- the rpsC gene encoding 30S ribosomal protein S3, with the protein MGQKVHPYGFRLGYNKNWVSRWYSKKDYPAFVLQDDQIRKFVKKKLYQAGIARLEIERAGGKIRLIIHTARPGIVIGRKGVEIEKLREELRSKFQTEFTIEVNEIRRPEVEAQLVAENIAQQLERRIAFRRAMKRTVGLARKFGAEGIKVACAGRLAGAEIARGEWYRDGRVPLHTLRADIDYGFAEAATTYGVIGVKVWIFKGEILDKEVEQ; encoded by the coding sequence ATGGGACAGAAAGTACATCCTTACGGTTTTCGTCTTGGTTATAACAAGAACTGGGTGTCCCGCTGGTACAGCAAGAAGGATTACCCGGCATTCGTTCTCCAGGACGATCAAATCCGCAAATTCGTAAAGAAGAAACTTTACCAAGCCGGTATTGCACGTCTCGAAATCGAACGTGCCGGCGGTAAGATTCGACTGATCATCCACACCGCACGTCCCGGTATCGTTATCGGACGCAAGGGTGTTGAGATAGAAAAGCTGCGCGAAGAACTCCGCAGCAAGTTTCAAACCGAATTCACCATTGAGGTCAACGAGATCCGTCGACCGGAGGTTGAAGCTCAGCTCGTAGCTGAGAACATTGCCCAACAACTCGAACGTCGTATTGCCTTCCGCCGTGCCATGAAGCGCACGGTGGGCCTTGCCAGGAAATTCGGCGCCGAGGGTATCAAAGTCGCATGTGCCGGTCGTTTGGCCGGAGCTGAAATTGCACGCGGCGAATGGTATCGTGATGGGCGTGTGCCCCTGCACACCCTTCGTGCCGATATCGACTACGGTTTTGCCGAAGCAGCTACCACCTACGGCGTAATCGGTGTCAAGGTCTGGATCTTCAAGGGTGAGATTCTTGACAAAGAGGTTGAACAGTAA
- the rplP gene encoding 50S ribosomal protein L16: protein MLAPKRVKFRKRQKGRLRGKAQRGNSVSFGEIGLKALEHGKITSQQIESARVAIMRHIKRGGKVWIRIFPDFPVTSKPAEVRMGKGKGAPEGWVAPVKPGRIMYEVKGVDINLAKEALKRASYKLPIKTAIVVKEGA from the coding sequence ATGCTTGCTCCAAAAAGAGTTAAATTCAGAAAGCGGCAAAAAGGCCGCCTCAGAGGCAAGGCCCAACGGGGTAACAGCGTGTCCTTCGGCGAAATCGGCCTGAAGGCATTGGAGCATGGAAAGATCACCAGCCAGCAAATCGAATCCGCTCGTGTCGCCATCATGCGTCACATCAAGCGTGGTGGTAAGGTCTGGATCCGTATCTTCCCTGATTTCCCCGTCACATCCAAGCCCGCGGAAGTCCGCATGGGTAAAGGTAAAGGTGCTCCCGAAGGTTGGGTTGCACCGGTGAAACCGGGTCGTATCATGTACGAAGTCAAAGGTGTTGACATTAACCTTGCTAAGGAAGCTCTCAAGCGTGCTTCCTACAAGCTGCCCATCAAAACGGCCATCGTCGTTAAGGAGGGTGCGTAA
- the rpmC gene encoding 50S ribosomal protein L29, with protein MTTKELRELDDAALSEKLVETRKELFSMRFKHATAQLENTKALSGAKKTIARILTIQKERQGA; from the coding sequence CTGACTACTAAAGAACTTCGTGAACTGGATGACGCCGCTCTCAGCGAGAAGCTTGTTGAAACCCGCAAGGAGTTGTTCTCCATGCGCTTCAAGCATGCTACCGCTCAGTTGGAAAATACCAAGGCTCTCAGCGGCGCCAAAAAGACTATCGCCCGTATCCTGACTATTCAGAAGGAACGACAGGGAGCGTAG
- the rpsQ gene encoding 30S ribosomal protein S17 produces the protein MAEFKYKGNRRVLTGLVVSDKADKTIVVRVETLVKHPLLKKYIRRRKKFMAHDPANDCGVGDKVQIVESRPMSKRKRWHLVQILEKAV, from the coding sequence ATGGCTGAGTTCAAATACAAAGGCAACAGGCGTGTGCTCACCGGCCTGGTCGTCTCCGACAAAGCCGACAAGACAATTGTCGTCCGCGTCGAGACCCTGGTCAAGCACCCGCTGCTGAAGAAGTATATTCGTCGCCGCAAGAAGTTCATGGCCCATGATCCGGCTAATGACTGCGGTGTTGGCGATAAGGTGCAGATTGTCGAATCGAGGCCCATGTCCAAGCGTAAGCGCTGGCACCTGGTGCAGATCCTCGAAAAGGCCGTCTAA
- the rplN gene encoding 50S ribosomal protein L14 has translation MIQVESKLDVADNSGAKKVQCIKVLGGSKRRYASVGDIVVVSVKEAMPHSKVKKGSVMKAVVVRTKKEIGRPDGSYIKFDNNSAVLLNNNMEPVGTRIFGPVARELRAAGFMKIVSLAPEVL, from the coding sequence ATGATACAGGTTGAATCCAAACTCGACGTGGCTGACAACTCCGGGGCCAAGAAGGTCCAGTGCATCAAGGTGCTTGGTGGATCCAAGCGCCGTTACGCCAGCGTCGGTGACATCGTAGTAGTATCCGTCAAGGAAGCCATGCCTCACTCCAAAGTGAAGAAAGGCTCCGTCATGAAGGCGGTTGTTGTTCGCACCAAAAAGGAAATCGGTCGTCCCGATGGTTCCTACATTAAGTTCGACAACAACTCGGCTGTTCTGCTTAACAACAACATGGAGCCTGTAGGTACCCGTATTTTCGGACCTGTTGCTCGTGAGTTGCGTGCGGCCGGCTTCATGAAGATCGTTTCCCTCGCTCCTGAGGTCCTGTAA
- the rplX gene encoding 50S ribosomal protein L24, giving the protein MMKTKIRKDDKVMVIAGKDKGKVGKVLKILTKKDKLLVEKVNMVQRHTKANPYAQQPGGIIEKEAPIHVSNVAVVCDACTKPTRIGYKKTEDGKKVRFCKKCNEIFK; this is encoded by the coding sequence ATGATGAAGACGAAGATTCGTAAAGACGACAAAGTCATGGTCATCGCCGGTAAGGACAAGGGAAAGGTTGGCAAGGTTCTCAAGATTCTGACCAAAAAAGACAAACTCCTCGTTGAGAAAGTCAATATGGTTCAGCGTCACACCAAGGCCAATCCCTATGCCCAGCAGCCTGGCGGGATCATCGAGAAGGAAGCCCCGATTCATGTATCCAATGTGGCCGTTGTATGCGATGCATGCACCAAGCCCACGCGGATCGGGTACAAGAAGACTGAAGACGGGAAGAAAGTTCGCTTCTGCAAGAAGTGCAACGAGATCTTCAAATAG
- the rplE gene encoding 50S ribosomal protein L5 — protein sequence MTRLESVYKEKVVPELQKEFGYSSAMEIPRLVKVSLNIGLGEASQNSKLIEPAVAELTAIAGQKAVITKAKKSIAQFKLREGMPIGTRVTLRGERMWDFYDRLVSFALPRVRDFRGVPDRGFDGRGNFTLGIKEHTIFPELEIDKVDLVKGMNVTIVTTAKTDKEGKMLLDLLGMPFKK from the coding sequence ATGACACGTCTCGAAAGTGTATATAAAGAAAAAGTAGTCCCTGAGCTTCAGAAGGAGTTCGGCTACAGTTCAGCAATGGAGATCCCACGTTTGGTGAAGGTCTCCCTGAACATCGGTCTCGGTGAAGCTTCGCAGAACAGCAAGCTCATCGAGCCCGCTGTAGCGGAACTGACCGCAATCGCCGGTCAGAAAGCTGTTATCACCAAGGCCAAGAAGTCCATCGCTCAGTTCAAGCTGCGTGAAGGTATGCCGATTGGTACGCGTGTAACGCTTCGCGGCGAACGCATGTGGGACTTTTACGATAGGCTCGTGTCTTTCGCGCTGCCCAGAGTCCGTGACTTCCGCGGCGTTCCCGATCGTGGTTTCGACGGTCGCGGCAACTTTACTCTCGGCATCAAGGAACACACCATTTTCCCTGAGCTCGAAATCGATAAGGTTGATTTAGTGAAGGGCATGAACGTGACCATCGTCACGACCGCAAAAACTGACAAGGAAGGCAAGATGCTTCTTGATCTCCTTGGCATGCCCTTTAAGAAATAG
- a CDS encoding type Z 30S ribosomal protein S14, with amino-acid sequence MAKTSIRVKARRKPKFKVRAYNRCPICGRPRAFLRRYGICRICFRNKALAGELPGVRKASW; translated from the coding sequence GTGGCCAAAACAAGCATTCGCGTTAAGGCTCGCCGCAAACCCAAGTTCAAGGTTCGCGCCTACAATCGTTGCCCGATTTGTGGCCGTCCTCGTGCTTTTCTGAGGCGTTACGGCATCTGCCGTATTTGCTTCCGCAACAAAGCTCTTGCCGGGGAACTTCCTGGCGTCCGCAAGGCGAGCTGGTAA
- the rpsH gene encoding 30S ribosomal protein S8 translates to MAVVDPVADMLTRIRNAYGAYHTDVAVPASKMKASIAGILKEEGYITDYAVEDRDISITLKYANGKPLITGLKKISKPGRRVYVGAADIPRVQNGIGICIVSTSKGLLEGAKAKEAKIGGELLAEIW, encoded by the coding sequence ATGGCTGTTGTTGATCCTGTAGCCGACATGTTGACCCGCATCCGGAATGCGTACGGTGCATATCATACCGATGTTGCCGTCCCCGCTTCCAAGATGAAAGCTTCTATTGCGGGTATCCTGAAGGAAGAAGGTTATATCACCGACTACGCTGTCGAGGACAGGGACATCAGTATTACCCTCAAATACGCCAATGGCAAACCGCTTATCACTGGTCTGAAAAAGATCAGCAAGCCGGGTCGTCGCGTATATGTTGGTGCAGCTGATATCCCCCGAGTCCAGAACGGTATCGGTATTTGTATCGTGTCCACCTCAAAGGGGCTGCTCGAAGGTGCCAAGGCCAAAGAGGCCAAAATTGGCGGCGAGCTTCTGGCCGAAATCTGGTAG
- the rplF gene encoding 50S ribosomal protein L6, with product MSRIGKNPIDIPAGVEVSVGASEIQVKGPKGSLTTPVHETVEYKVEDGKVYITRTNDSRNARGQHGLRRTLLANCVEGVSKGYTKGLEVIGVGYKVSVQGKKVVLNVGYSHPVEFDLPAGIDAKAEGIKLTIEGIDKQLVGEVAAQIRRVRPPEPYKGKGIKYAEEVIRRKAGKSGSK from the coding sequence ATGTCTCGTATAGGAAAAAATCCCATCGACATCCCTGCGGGTGTCGAGGTATCCGTCGGAGCCTCCGAGATCCAGGTCAAAGGTCCGAAAGGTTCTTTGACTACTCCGGTTCATGAAACCGTTGAGTACAAGGTCGAGGATGGCAAGGTTTATATCACTCGCACTAACGATTCCCGCAATGCTCGTGGTCAGCACGGCCTGCGTCGAACCCTGCTCGCTAACTGCGTTGAAGGCGTATCCAAAGGATATACCAAGGGTTTGGAAGTCATTGGTGTTGGATACAAGGTGTCCGTTCAGGGCAAGAAAGTCGTTTTGAACGTTGGATATTCTCATCCCGTTGAATTCGATCTGCCCGCCGGTATCGATGCTAAGGCGGAAGGCATTAAGCTGACCATCGAAGGCATTGATAAGCAGCTTGTCGGTGAAGTCGCGGCTCAGATTCGTCGCGTACGTCCGCCCGAACCTTACAAGGGTAAAGGCATTAAGTACGCTGAAGAAGTCATTCGCCGCAAGGCCGGTAAGTCCGGTTCCAAGTAG
- the rplR gene encoding 50S ribosomal protein L18 → MSKSKNAKRLTRKPRIRKKVSGTEARPRLVVFRSNQHLYAQLVDDVNGVTLASSSTQVLAKEGESLKANKESAAKVGKDIAAKALENKIETVVFDRNGYIYHGKIKSLADGAREGGLKF, encoded by the coding sequence ATGAGTAAAAGCAAGAATGCAAAGCGGCTTACTCGTAAGCCCCGCATCAGAAAAAAGGTCTCCGGTACTGAAGCACGACCCCGTTTGGTTGTCTTCCGCTCCAACCAGCATCTTTATGCTCAGTTGGTTGACGATGTAAACGGTGTGACTCTCGCTTCTTCCAGCACTCAGGTGTTGGCTAAGGAAGGCGAGTCTCTGAAAGCCAACAAAGAATCCGCAGCCAAAGTCGGTAAAGACATTGCTGCGAAGGCTTTGGAGAACAAGATCGAAACCGTCGTCTTTGACCGGAATGGTTATATCTATCACGGCAAGATTAAATCCCTTGCCGACGGTGCCCGCGAGGGCGGGCTGAAATTCTAG
- the rpsE gene encoding 30S ribosomal protein S5 yields MEQNESGLIEKIVYLNRVAKVVKGGRRFSFSCLVVVGDGEGGVGYGLGKANEVPEAIRKASERAKKNMIQVPLLDGTLPYEVLGRYGAGRVMLKPASRGTGIIAGGPVRAIMEAVGVHDILTKAIGTNNPHNVLRATIAGLESLRSAEDVSALRGVPVSTPRK; encoded by the coding sequence ATGGAACAAAATGAAAGTGGACTGATCGAAAAAATCGTCTACCTCAATCGCGTCGCCAAAGTTGTTAAGGGTGGCCGCCGTTTCAGCTTCAGCTGCCTGGTGGTCGTCGGTGACGGTGAAGGTGGGGTAGGCTACGGACTGGGTAAGGCCAACGAAGTGCCTGAAGCCATCCGTAAGGCTAGCGAGCGTGCTAAAAAGAACATGATCCAGGTTCCTCTTCTTGATGGCACTTTGCCGTATGAAGTACTGGGTCGCTACGGTGCTGGCCGCGTTATGCTCAAGCCTGCATCCCGTGGTACCGGTATCATCGCCGGTGGTCCTGTGCGCGCGATCATGGAAGCCGTAGGCGTTCATGACATCCTGACCAAAGCAATTGGTACCAACAACCCGCATAACGTGTTGCGTGCTACCATTGCCGGTCTCGAATCCCTGCGTAGTGCCGAGGATGTTTCCGCTCTTCGCGGTGTCCCGGTTTCTACGCCGAGAAAGTAG
- the rpmD gene encoding 50S ribosomal protein L30 has translation MLKVKQIKSKIACKPDQVKTLAALGLRKIGQIKEHDDNAVIRGMIYKVRHLVEVVES, from the coding sequence GTGTTGAAAGTAAAACAGATTAAAAGCAAAATTGCCTGCAAGCCTGACCAGGTGAAAACCCTGGCAGCGCTTGGTTTGCGCAAGATCGGACAGATCAAGGAACACGACGACAACGCTGTCATTCGTGGCATGATCTATAAGGTCAGACACTTGGTGGAGGTAGTTGAATCATGA
- the rplO gene encoding 50S ribosomal protein L15, with amino-acid sequence MRLHELYAFPEEYKNRRRIGRGSGSGWGKTSAKGHKGQNSRSGGGVRPGFEGGQMPLARRLPKRGFKNPFRVEYEAVNVGQLISMFEGKDEITLADIYDRGVAKEGAPVKVLGTGEVEKAVTIEAHRFSASAAEKIAKAGGNAKAIEG; translated from the coding sequence ATGAGACTTCATGAACTCTATGCTTTCCCGGAAGAGTATAAGAATCGTCGTCGTATAGGCCGTGGTTCTGGTTCTGGCTGGGGTAAGACCTCCGCAAAGGGCCACAAGGGTCAGAATTCTCGCTCCGGTGGCGGCGTTCGCCCCGGGTTTGAGGGTGGACAGATGCCTCTGGCGCGTCGCCTTCCCAAGCGTGGCTTCAAAAATCCCTTCCGTGTGGAATACGAAGCTGTTAACGTTGGCCAGTTGATCAGCATGTTTGAAGGCAAGGATGAAATCACCCTTGCTGACATCTATGATCGTGGAGTTGCCAAAGAAGGCGCTCCGGTCAAGGTTCTCGGAACCGGTGAAGTGGAAAAAGCTGTCACCATTGAAGCACATCGCTTCAGTGCATCCGCAGCTGAGAAGATTGCCAAGGCCGGCGGTAACGCCAAGGCCATTGAAGGCTAA
- the secY gene encoding preprotein translocase subunit SecY — MAMSGVENLARLPELKKKLLWTFALLAVYRIGIHIPIPGVDSAALAEFFAQAQNTLFGIFDMFSGGGLSNMSIFALGIMPYISASIILQLLTVVSPELKRLQKEEGEAGRKKITQYTRYGTVLITVVQGFAIASGLESAASPTGAPMVLIPGWGFKLMTILTLTAGTVFLMWLGEQLTEKGIGNGISLIIYAGIIAGLPSAVVNTVQLMTVGEITLFVLLFIVLFMIATLAFIVFMERGQRRIPIHYAKRQQGRRMFGGQTTHLPLKINTAGVIPPIFASSILMFPATLAQFSNVQWLQDISAFMSPDSIVYNLLFIGIIIFFCYFYTAIMFDPKGISENIQKQGGFIPGIRPGARTREYIDRVLARITLWGAFYVSLVCVVPMFLISNFGVPFYFGGTSLLIVVGVAMDFMGQIESYLISRQYEGLMGKAGKGR; from the coding sequence GTGGCGATGTCAGGAGTTGAGAATCTTGCCCGATTACCAGAGCTGAAGAAAAAACTGCTCTGGACGTTCGCACTGCTTGCTGTCTACCGGATCGGCATTCACATTCCCATTCCTGGGGTCGACAGTGCAGCGCTTGCCGAGTTTTTCGCCCAAGCGCAGAACACACTCTTCGGGATATTCGATATGTTCTCGGGCGGTGGACTGTCCAACATGTCCATCTTCGCCCTGGGTATTATGCCATACATCTCGGCTTCAATTATCCTTCAGCTCCTGACCGTCGTGTCTCCCGAGTTGAAGCGTCTTCAGAAAGAAGAAGGCGAAGCCGGTAGAAAGAAAATAACTCAGTACACCAGATACGGAACCGTGCTCATTACCGTGGTGCAAGGCTTTGCCATTGCATCCGGTCTTGAGTCGGCTGCGAGCCCCACTGGGGCTCCCATGGTCCTGATTCCTGGTTGGGGTTTCAAGTTGATGACCATCTTGACCCTGACTGCAGGTACCGTGTTTCTGATGTGGCTGGGTGAACAGCTGACAGAAAAGGGAATTGGGAACGGTATTTCTCTCATCATTTACGCAGGTATTATCGCCGGACTTCCTTCGGCAGTAGTTAATACTGTGCAGTTGATGACCGTGGGAGAAATCACCCTGTTTGTCCTTCTTTTCATTGTATTATTCATGATTGCCACATTGGCATTCATCGTATTCATGGAACGTGGACAACGCAGAATTCCCATTCACTATGCTAAACGTCAGCAAGGACGACGCATGTTTGGAGGCCAGACCACACATCTGCCTCTGAAGATCAATACCGCGGGTGTTATTCCCCCGATTTTTGCATCGTCCATCCTTATGTTCCCCGCTACCCTCGCACAGTTTTCCAACGTGCAGTGGTTGCAGGACATCTCGGCTTTCATGAGCCCTGATTCCATCGTGTACAACTTGTTGTTCATCGGAATCATCATATTCTTCTGTTATTTCTACACTGCGATCATGTTTGATCCCAAAGGAATCTCAGAAAATATTCAGAAGCAGGGTGGTTTTATCCCAGGCATTCGTCCTGGCGCCAGAACTCGTGAGTACATTGATCGCGTACTGGCACGTATCACTCTGTGGGGTGCATTCTATGTGTCTCTTGTTTGTGTAGTTCCTATGTTCCTGATCTCAAACTTCGGTGTTCCGTTTTACTTCGGTGGAACTTCATTGTTGATTGTCGTCGGCGTTGCTATGGACTTCATGGGACAGATCGAGTCTTATCTGATTTCGCGTCAGTACGAAGGCTTGATGGGTAAAGCCGGAAAAGGTAGGTAG
- the map gene encoding type I methionyl aminopeptidase encodes MKKFRGVFLKNDKEIGLMREANRIVSRILDELGENVKPGVPTILFEEICQARCKELNVRPAFMGYQGFPFALCCSVNEEIVHGFPSKERILQEGDIVSFDMGVVYKGFFGDSARTFAVGNVSPETKKLMDVTRESLYKGIEQAVPGNNLYDISAAIQSYVEGFGFGIVRRFVGHGIGSHLHEKPEIPNFIPKGMSGVPLKAGMVLAIEPMVTVGSYEVEVLDDNWTAVTKDRKLSAHFEHSVAVTSDGPRILSLSD; translated from the coding sequence TTGAAGAAGTTCAGGGGTGTCTTCCTAAAGAATGATAAAGAGATTGGCCTCATGCGTGAGGCCAATCGTATTGTTTCCCGAATCCTCGATGAACTCGGTGAAAACGTCAAACCTGGCGTTCCCACTATTCTCTTCGAGGAGATTTGCCAGGCTCGCTGCAAAGAATTAAATGTACGGCCTGCCTTCATGGGGTATCAGGGTTTTCCCTTTGCTCTGTGTTGTTCTGTTAATGAAGAAATTGTTCATGGCTTCCCTTCCAAAGAACGCATCCTTCAAGAGGGTGACATTGTCAGTTTTGACATGGGAGTTGTGTACAAAGGATTTTTTGGAGACTCTGCCAGAACTTTTGCCGTAGGTAATGTTTCTCCAGAAACAAAAAAACTCATGGACGTAACCCGTGAGTCGCTTTACAAGGGTATCGAACAAGCCGTACCTGGTAACAACTTGTATGACATTTCCGCGGCAATCCAGTCATATGTTGAAGGTTTCGGTTTCGGTATTGTCCGTCGTTTTGTCGGGCATGGGATTGGCAGTCATTTACATGAAAAGCCTGAAATCCCTAACTTCATTCCCAAGGGCATGTCCGGCGTTCCTCTCAAGGCCGGAATGGTGCTTGCCATAGAGCCGATGGTCACTGTTGGGAGCTATGAAGTTGAAGTGCTTGATGATAATTGGACTGCTGTTACTAAAGACAGGAAACTGTCAGCTCATTTTGAGCACTCTGTAGCAGTTACAAGTGACGGCCCCAGGATATTGAGCTTGTCTGATTAA
- the rpmJ gene encoding 50S ribosomal protein L36 has product MKVRPSVKKMCPKCKVIRRNGVLRVICDNPRHKQRQG; this is encoded by the coding sequence ATGAAAGTCAGACCTTCTGTTAAGAAAATGTGTCCCAAGTGCAAAGTAATCAGGCGCAACGGTGTGCTGCGGGTTATCTGTGACAACCCGCGTCACAAGCAGCGTCAAGGATAA
- the rpsM gene encoding 30S ribosomal protein S13 — MARIAGVDLPRNKRMDVALTYIYGIGRTMALQILNDTKIDWQTNSDNLTADEVNAIRNEIENNYKVEGDLRREITGNIKRLMDIGCYRGLRHRRGLPVRGQKSKTNARTRKGPRRSVMGRKKK; from the coding sequence ATGGCACGTATAGCTGGTGTTGATCTGCCGAGAAATAAGCGCATGGATGTTGCGCTGACCTACATTTACGGCATCGGCCGGACCATGGCCCTGCAGATTCTCAATGATACTAAAATCGATTGGCAGACCAACAGTGACAACCTCACTGCTGATGAAGTCAACGCGATTCGTAACGAGATTGAAAACAACTACAAAGTTGAAGGTGACCTCCGTCGTGAGATTACCGGCAACATCAAGCGACTGATGGACATCGGCTGTTATCGCGGCCTGCGTCATCGTCGTGGACTGCCCGTTCGCGGTCAGAAATCCAAAACCAACGCTCGTACCCGTAAGGGGCCTCGCCGTTCCGTCATGGGACGCAAGAAGAAATAG